The following proteins are co-located in the Fusarium verticillioides 7600 chromosome 7, whole genome shotgun sequence genome:
- a CDS encoding arginine-tRNA-protein transferase, whose protein sequence is MEPSGMHIPEDALLQYEYMTPIGYFKSSRCGYCGKRDKSYAYHAVANSLSPAFYQTLLDRYWRRSGTLMYRPDQRRSCCPHYTIRLDSSLFKPSRDQRQTVNRFNKYIMGETYMKEAARLYPKSRDEAKKRDNHFDLVERVHEAEEANLKNPAEAAHKLVVTLEHDDCTDEKFAVYQNYQAVVHKESPDEITKTGFRRFLCDSPLRRETMVTPDGRKRRLGSYHQCYRLDGKLVAIGVLDLLPECVSSVYFLYHESIHQHSPGKLGALYEIALSIEEGYGWWYPGYYIHNCPKMWYKIDYSPQYVLDPVSLTWDPLDRTVLDLLDKKPYVSLSLEKEQASREIEQGFASPTEDPNQSDKGGDKGSDSAASDEDDSNWLFATGMPGIPPISTVAEWDMDHIALKISPKAPLYETSDLVSWEEKGVEEYPGMRAGVAELIAAIGPDLMDRICLDFSRRP, encoded by the exons ATGGAACCAAGCGGCATGCACATCCCTGAAGATGCGTTGTTGCAGTACGAATATATGACCCCAATTG GATActtcaaatcatcaagatgcgGTTACTGTGGGAAACGTGACAAGA GCTACGCTTACCACGCAGTGGCAAATTCTTTGAGTCCTGCGTTCTATCAAACTCTCCTTGATAGATATTGGAGACGTTCAGGCACTCTCATGTACCGACCCGATCAACGTCGGTCATGTTGCCCACACTATACTATTCGTCTTGATTCTAGCCTGTTCAAGCCATCCAGAGATCAACGGCAGACCGTCAATCGTTTCAACAAGTATATCATGGGAGAGACTTACATGAAAGAAGCGGCTCGCCTGTATCCCAAGTCGCgtgatgaggccaagaaacgGGATAACCATTTTGATCTCGTCGAACGGGTTcacgaggctgaagaggctAACCTGAAGAATCCCGCTGAGGCTGCCCATAAACTCGTCGTGACTCTAGAGCATGATGATTGTACGGATGAGAAGTTTGCTGTTTACCAGAACTACCAGGCGGTAGTTCACAAGGAGTCTCCGGATGAAATTACCAAGACCGGATTCAGACGCTTCCTTTGTGACTCGCCTTTGAGGAGAGAAACAATGGTGACACCCGATGGGCGTAAACGTCGCCTGGGTTCGTATCACCAATGTTACAGACTGGATGGCAAGCTAGTTGCCATTGGAGTGCTTGACCTCTTGCCCGAGTGTGTAAGCTCAGTATACTTTCTTTACCATGAAAGCATTCACCAGCATTCGCCAGGGAAGCTTGGTGCACTGTATGAGATTGCTCTATCCATCGAAGAGGGCTATGGCTGGTGGTACCCAGGCTATTATATACACAACTGCCCCAAGATGTGGTACAAGATTGATTACTCGCCTCAGTATGTTCTTGACCCTGTGTCTTTGACATGGGACCCGCTGGATCGAACTGTGTTGGACCTCCTCGACAAAAAGCCGTACGTGAGCCTTTCGCTTGAAAAGGAGCAGGCCTCTCGCGAGATCGAACAAGGTTTTGCGTCGCCTACCGAGGATCCAAACCAGAGTGACAAAGGGGGGGACAAAGGTTCCGACTCTGCAGcatccgatgaagatgacagcaACTGGTTGTTTGCAACCGGGATGCCGGGTATACCTCCGATATCTACGGTCGCTGAGTGGGATATGGATCATATCGCTTTGAAGATATCCCCGAAAGCCCCATTATACGAAACCTCTGATCTCGTCAGCTGGGAGGAAAAGGGGGTCGAGGAATATCCAGGAATGAgagctggtgttgctgagctCATCGCGGCAATTGGCCCTGACTTGATGGACCGGATTTGCCTGGACTTTTCCCGGAGACCCTAA
- a CDS encoding arginine-tRNA-protein transferase — protein MEPSGMHIPEDALLQYEYMTPIGYFKSSRCGYCGKRDKSQSKRYAYHAVANSLSPAFYQTLLDRYWRRSGTLMYRPDQRRSCCPHYTIRLDSSLFKPSRDQRQTVNRFNKYIMGETYMKEAARLYPKSRDEAKKRDNHFDLVERVHEAEEANLKNPAEAAHKLVVTLEHDDCTDEKFAVYQNYQAVVHKESPDEITKTGFRRFLCDSPLRRETMVTPDGRKRRLGSYHQCYRLDGKLVAIGVLDLLPECVSSVYFLYHESIHQHSPGKLGALYEIALSIEEGYGWWYPGYYIHNCPKMWYKIDYSPQYVLDPVSLTWDPLDRTVLDLLDKKPYVSLSLEKEQASREIEQGFASPTEDPNQSDKGGDKGSDSAASDEDDSNWLFATGMPGIPPISTVAEWDMDHIALKISPKAPLYETSDLVSWEEKGVEEYPGMRAGVAELIAAIGPDLMDRICLDFSRRP, from the exons ATGGAACCAAGCGGCATGCACATCCCTGAAGATGCGTTGTTGCAGTACGAATATATGACCCCAATTG GATActtcaaatcatcaagatgcgGTTACTGTGGGAAACGTGACAAGAGTCAGTCAAAAC GCTACGCTTACCACGCAGTGGCAAATTCTTTGAGTCCTGCGTTCTATCAAACTCTCCTTGATAGATATTGGAGACGTTCAGGCACTCTCATGTACCGACCCGATCAACGTCGGTCATGTTGCCCACACTATACTATTCGTCTTGATTCTAGCCTGTTCAAGCCATCCAGAGATCAACGGCAGACCGTCAATCGTTTCAACAAGTATATCATGGGAGAGACTTACATGAAAGAAGCGGCTCGCCTGTATCCCAAGTCGCgtgatgaggccaagaaacgGGATAACCATTTTGATCTCGTCGAACGGGTTcacgaggctgaagaggctAACCTGAAGAATCCCGCTGAGGCTGCCCATAAACTCGTCGTGACTCTAGAGCATGATGATTGTACGGATGAGAAGTTTGCTGTTTACCAGAACTACCAGGCGGTAGTTCACAAGGAGTCTCCGGATGAAATTACCAAGACCGGATTCAGACGCTTCCTTTGTGACTCGCCTTTGAGGAGAGAAACAATGGTGACACCCGATGGGCGTAAACGTCGCCTGGGTTCGTATCACCAATGTTACAGACTGGATGGCAAGCTAGTTGCCATTGGAGTGCTTGACCTCTTGCCCGAGTGTGTAAGCTCAGTATACTTTCTTTACCATGAAAGCATTCACCAGCATTCGCCAGGGAAGCTTGGTGCACTGTATGAGATTGCTCTATCCATCGAAGAGGGCTATGGCTGGTGGTACCCAGGCTATTATATACACAACTGCCCCAAGATGTGGTACAAGATTGATTACTCGCCTCAGTATGTTCTTGACCCTGTGTCTTTGACATGGGACCCGCTGGATCGAACTGTGTTGGACCTCCTCGACAAAAAGCCGTACGTGAGCCTTTCGCTTGAAAAGGAGCAGGCCTCTCGCGAGATCGAACAAGGTTTTGCGTCGCCTACCGAGGATCCAAACCAGAGTGACAAAGGGGGGGACAAAGGTTCCGACTCTGCAGcatccgatgaagatgacagcaACTGGTTGTTTGCAACCGGGATGCCGGGTATACCTCCGATATCTACGGTCGCTGAGTGGGATATGGATCATATCGCTTTGAAGATATCCCCGAAAGCCCCATTATACGAAACCTCTGATCTCGTCAGCTGGGAGGAAAAGGGGGTCGAGGAATATCCAGGAATGAgagctggtgttgctgagctCATCGCGGCAATTGGCCCTGACTTGATGGACCGGATTTGCCTGGACTTTTCCCGGAGACCCTAA
- a CDS encoding arginine-tRNA-protein transferase, translated as MYRPDQRRSCCPHYTIRLDSSLFKPSRDQRQTVNRFNKYIMGETYMKEAARLYPKSRDEAKKRDNHFDLVERVHEAEEANLKNPAEAAHKLVVTLEHDDCTDEKFAVYQNYQAVVHKESPDEITKTGFRRFLCDSPLRRETMVTPDGRKRRLGSYHQCYRLDGKLVAIGVLDLLPECVSSVYFLYHESIHQHSPGKLGALYEIALSIEEGYGWWYPGYYIHNCPKMWYKIDYSPQYVLDPVSLTWDPLDRTVLDLLDKKPYVSLSLEKEQASREIEQGFASPTEDPNQSDKGGDKGSDSAASDEDDSNWLFATGMPGIPPISTVAEWDMDHIALKISPKAPLYETSDLVSWEEKGVEEYPGMRAGVAELIAAIGPDLMDRICLDFSRRP; from the coding sequence ATGTACCGACCCGATCAACGTCGGTCATGTTGCCCACACTATACTATTCGTCTTGATTCTAGCCTGTTCAAGCCATCCAGAGATCAACGGCAGACCGTCAATCGTTTCAACAAGTATATCATGGGAGAGACTTACATGAAAGAAGCGGCTCGCCTGTATCCCAAGTCGCgtgatgaggccaagaaacgGGATAACCATTTTGATCTCGTCGAACGGGTTcacgaggctgaagaggctAACCTGAAGAATCCCGCTGAGGCTGCCCATAAACTCGTCGTGACTCTAGAGCATGATGATTGTACGGATGAGAAGTTTGCTGTTTACCAGAACTACCAGGCGGTAGTTCACAAGGAGTCTCCGGATGAAATTACCAAGACCGGATTCAGACGCTTCCTTTGTGACTCGCCTTTGAGGAGAGAAACAATGGTGACACCCGATGGGCGTAAACGTCGCCTGGGTTCGTATCACCAATGTTACAGACTGGATGGCAAGCTAGTTGCCATTGGAGTGCTTGACCTCTTGCCCGAGTGTGTAAGCTCAGTATACTTTCTTTACCATGAAAGCATTCACCAGCATTCGCCAGGGAAGCTTGGTGCACTGTATGAGATTGCTCTATCCATCGAAGAGGGCTATGGCTGGTGGTACCCAGGCTATTATATACACAACTGCCCCAAGATGTGGTACAAGATTGATTACTCGCCTCAGTATGTTCTTGACCCTGTGTCTTTGACATGGGACCCGCTGGATCGAACTGTGTTGGACCTCCTCGACAAAAAGCCGTACGTGAGCCTTTCGCTTGAAAAGGAGCAGGCCTCTCGCGAGATCGAACAAGGTTTTGCGTCGCCTACCGAGGATCCAAACCAGAGTGACAAAGGGGGGGACAAAGGTTCCGACTCTGCAGcatccgatgaagatgacagcaACTGGTTGTTTGCAACCGGGATGCCGGGTATACCTCCGATATCTACGGTCGCTGAGTGGGATATGGATCATATCGCTTTGAAGATATCCCCGAAAGCCCCATTATACGAAACCTCTGATCTCGTCAGCTGGGAGGAAAAGGGGGTCGAGGAATATCCAGGAATGAgagctggtgttgctgagctCATCGCGGCAATTGGCCCTGACTTGATGGACCGGATTTGCCTGGACTTTTCCCGGAGACCCTAA
- a CDS encoding cytochrome c translates to MAGGDIKKGANLFKTRCAQCHTVEKDGGNKIGPALHGLWGRKTGSVEGYAYTDANKQKGIEWNDDTLFEYLENPKKYIPGTKMAFGGLKKAKDRNDLIAYLKDSTK, encoded by the exons atggctggcG GCGATATCAAGAAGGGTGccaacctcttcaagacccGATGTGCTCAGTGCCACACCGTTGAGAAGGACGGCGGCAACAAGATCGGCCCTGCCCTGCACGGCCTCTGGGGCCGCAAGACTGGTTCCGTCGAGGGCTACGCCTACACCGATGCCAACAAGCAGAAGGGCATTGAGTGGAACGACGACACTCTCTTCGAGTACCTCGAGAACCCCAAGAAGTACATCCCCGGTACCAAGATGGCCTTCGgtggcttgaagaaggccaaggaccGCAACGACCTCATTGC CTACCTCAAGGACTCTACCAAATAA
- a CDS encoding serine/threonine protein kinase produces the protein MPHTKVDPAIVEALGLDPANSAINSHGGSGFASTFKITSEKDGKPLNYFVKTGTGKEAEVMFTGEHASLNAIADSVPNFCPRSHAHGALTGRPGQHFLATDFLDLGSSAPGGSGKTLASKVAQLHTTPAPIPEGYDKQMFGFPVPTCCGATEQDNSWRESWADFYANNRLRHIARQAVRNNGADPELEEVVETVASKVVPRLIGDDVVKNIKPVVIHGDLWSGNHSKGQIAGQGGCEEVVYDPSAVYGHSEFELGIMNMFGGFTNHFWKEYHELVPTAEPVAEWPDRVKLYELYHHLNHYAMFGGGYRGGAMSIMRKLISKYA, from the exons ATGCCGCATACGAAAGTCGACCCCGCCATCGTTGAGGCCCTGGGCCTGGACCCCGCCAACTCGGCTATCAACTCTCATGGTGGATCGGGCTTTGCTTCTACGTTCAAGATAACCTCTGAGAAGGACGGGAAGCCTTTGAATTACTTTGTCAAAACTGGTACAGGGAAGGAAGCTGAGGTTATGTTTACGG GTGAACACGCCTCCCTTAACGCCATAGCAGACTCAGTTCCCAACTTCTGTCCCAGATCTCATGCCCACGGAGCTCTCACAGGCCGTCCAGGGCAACACTTCCTCGCCACTGACTTTCTCGATCTGGGGTCATCAGCACCTGGTGGTTCAGGCAAGACTCTAGCTTCAAAAGTTGCGCAGCTACACACAACACCAGCTCCCATCCCAGAAGGCTATGACAAGCAAATGTTTGGGTTCCCAGTCCCTACATGCTGCGGTGCTACAGAGCAGGATAACTCATGGCGAGAGTCGTGGGCTGACTTTTACGCGAATAACCGTCTGAGACATATCGCGCGTCAGGCAGTTCGCAACAACGGTGCTGAtccagaacttgaagaagttgttgagacaGTTGCGAGCAAAGTTGTACCACGGCTGATTGGGGATGATGTTGTAAAGAACATCAAACCTGTCGTTATTCATGGCGATCTATGGAGTGGAAATCATTCCAAGGGGCAGATCGCAGGTCAGGGTGGATGCGAAGAAGTTGTCTACGATCCCTCAGCTGTATATGGCCACTCTGAGTTTGAACTCGGCATCATGAACATGTTTGGTGGCTTCACCAATCACTTCTGGAAGGAGTACCATGAACTGGTGCCAACGGCAGAGCCAGTAGCTGAGTGGCCAGACAGAGTGAAGCTATACGAACT AtaccatcatctcaaccacTATGCCATGTTTGGTGGTGGCTACCGAGGAGGCgccatgtccatcatgaGGAAACTCATCAGCAAGTACGCATAG
- a CDS encoding succinyl-CoA ligase [GDP-forming] subunit beta, mitochondrial encodes MFKLGRSRAVASALNASKLQFAAPAARFPGVQQRRALSIHEYLSADLLRQYGIGVPKGSVAKSAKEAKEIAEKIGNDDMVIKAQVLAGGRGKGTFDNGLKGGVRVIYSPHEAEMFAEQMIGHNLITKQTGAGGRLCNAVYICERKFARREFYLAILMDRQNQCPVIVSSSQGGMDIETVAKETPDAIHTNYIDINVGVTDEVARDIATKLGFSEQCIEEAKDTIQKLYKIFTEKDSTQIEINPLSETSDHKVLCMDAKFGFDDNAEFRQKDVFEWRDTTQEDPDEVRAAESNLNFIKLDGDIGCLVNGAGLAMATMDIIKLNGGQPANFLDVGGGATPAAIREAFELITSDAKVTAIFVNIFGGIVRCDAIATGLIKTVESMNLRIPIIARLQGTNVEQAHQLINDSGLKIFSIDDLQTAAEKAVQLSKVVKMARDIDVGVEFTLGI; translated from the exons ATGTTCAAGCTCGGCCGTAGTCGTGCTGTGGCTTCGGCCCTCAACGCCTCAAAG CTCCAGTTTGCTGCACCTGCCGCTCGATTCCCCGGCGTTCAACAGCGACGAGCTCTGAGCATTCACGAGTACCTCTCTGCCGACCTCCTCCGACAG TACGGCATTGGTGTCCCCAAGGGTTCCGTCGCAAAGTCcgccaaggaggccaaggagatcgCTGAGAAGATTGGCAACGATGATATGGTTATCAAGGCCCAGGTCCTTGCCGGTGGCCGAGGAAAGGGTACCTTCGACAACGGCCTGAAGGGTGGTGTCCGTGTCATCTACTCTCCCCACGAGGCCGAGATGTTCGCCGAGCAGATGATCGgccacaacctcatcaccaagcagACGGGCGCTGGCGGCCGTCTCTGCAACGCCGTCTACATTTGCGAGCGCAAGTTTGCTCGTCGTGAGTTCTacctcgccatcctcatGGACCGTCAGAACCAGTGCCCCGTCATTGTCTCCTCTTCCCAGGGCGGTATGGACATTGAGACCGTCGCCAAGGAGACCCCCGATGCCATCCACACCAACTacatcgacatcaacgttGGTGTCACCGACGAGGTTGCCCGCGACATTGCCACTaagcttggcttcagcgagcAGTGCAtcgaggaggccaaggacacCATCCAGAAGCTCTACAAGATCTTCACCGAGAAGGACTCTACCCAGATTGAGATCAACCCTCTCTCAGAGACCTCCGACCACAAGGTTCTCTGCATGGACGCCAAGTTCGGTttcgacgacaacgccgAGTTCCGACAGAAGGATGTCTTTGAGTGGCGCGACACCACTCAGGAGGACCCCGATGAGGTCCGCGCTGCTGAGtccaacctcaacttcatcaagcttgacgGTGATATCGGCTGCCTTGTCAACGGTGCCGGTCTTGCCATGGCCACcatggatatcatcaagctGAACGGAGGTCAGCCCGCCAACTTCCTCGACGTTGGAGGCGGTGCCACTCCTGCTGCTATCCGAGAGGCTTtcgagctcatcaccagcgaTGCTAAGGTCACCGCTATCTTTGTGAACATTTTCGGTGGTATCGTCCGATGTGACGCCATCGCCActggtctcatcaagaccGTTGAGAGCATGAACCTCCGAATCCCCATCATTGCCCGTCTCCAGGGTACCAACGTTGAGCAGGCTCaccagctcatcaacgactCTGGTCTTAAGATCTTCTCCATCGATGACCTACAAACCGCCGCCGAGAAGGCTGTCCAGCTGTCCAAGGTCGTCAAGATGG CCCGTGACATCGATGTCGGTGTCGAGTTCACCCTCGGAATCTAA
- a CDS encoding succinyl-CoA ligase [GDP-forming] subunit beta, mitochondrial produces the protein MFKLGRSRAVASALNASKLQFAAPAARFPGVQQRRALSIHEYLSADLLRQYGIGVPKGSVAKSAKEAKEIAEKIGNDDMVIKAQVLAGGRGKGTFDNGLKGGVRVIYSPHEAEMFAEQMIGHNLITKQTGAGGRLCNAVYICERKFARREFYLAILMDRQNQCPVIVSSSQGGMDIETVAKETPDAIHTNYIDINVGVTDEVARDIATKLGFSEQCIEEAKDTIQKLYKIFTEKDSTQIEINPLSETSDHKVLCMDAKFGFDDNAEFRQKDVFEWRDTTQEDPDEVRAAESNLNFIKLDGDIGCLVNGAGLAMATMDIIKLNGGQPANFLDVGGGATPAAIREAFELITSDAKVTAIFVNIFGGIVRCDAIATGLIKTVESMNLRIPIIARLQGTNVEQAHQLINDSGLKIFSIDDLQTAAEKAVQLSKVVKMGKLHWALQRLF, from the exons ATGTTCAAGCTCGGCCGTAGTCGTGCTGTGGCTTCGGCCCTCAACGCCTCAAAG CTCCAGTTTGCTGCACCTGCCGCTCGATTCCCCGGCGTTCAACAGCGACGAGCTCTGAGCATTCACGAGTACCTCTCTGCCGACCTCCTCCGACAG TACGGCATTGGTGTCCCCAAGGGTTCCGTCGCAAAGTCcgccaaggaggccaaggagatcgCTGAGAAGATTGGCAACGATGATATGGTTATCAAGGCCCAGGTCCTTGCCGGTGGCCGAGGAAAGGGTACCTTCGACAACGGCCTGAAGGGTGGTGTCCGTGTCATCTACTCTCCCCACGAGGCCGAGATGTTCGCCGAGCAGATGATCGgccacaacctcatcaccaagcagACGGGCGCTGGCGGCCGTCTCTGCAACGCCGTCTACATTTGCGAGCGCAAGTTTGCTCGTCGTGAGTTCTacctcgccatcctcatGGACCGTCAGAACCAGTGCCCCGTCATTGTCTCCTCTTCCCAGGGCGGTATGGACATTGAGACCGTCGCCAAGGAGACCCCCGATGCCATCCACACCAACTacatcgacatcaacgttGGTGTCACCGACGAGGTTGCCCGCGACATTGCCACTaagcttggcttcagcgagcAGTGCAtcgaggaggccaaggacacCATCCAGAAGCTCTACAAGATCTTCACCGAGAAGGACTCTACCCAGATTGAGATCAACCCTCTCTCAGAGACCTCCGACCACAAGGTTCTCTGCATGGACGCCAAGTTCGGTttcgacgacaacgccgAGTTCCGACAGAAGGATGTCTTTGAGTGGCGCGACACCACTCAGGAGGACCCCGATGAGGTCCGCGCTGCTGAGtccaacctcaacttcatcaagcttgacgGTGATATCGGCTGCCTTGTCAACGGTGCCGGTCTTGCCATGGCCACcatggatatcatcaagctGAACGGAGGTCAGCCCGCCAACTTCCTCGACGTTGGAGGCGGTGCCACTCCTGCTGCTATCCGAGAGGCTTtcgagctcatcaccagcgaTGCTAAGGTCACCGCTATCTTTGTGAACATTTTCGGTGGTATCGTCCGATGTGACGCCATCGCCActggtctcatcaagaccGTTGAGAGCATGAACCTCCGAATCCCCATCATTGCCCGTCTCCAGGGTACCAACGTTGAGCAGGCTCaccagctcatcaacgactCTGGTCTTAAGATCTTCTCCATCGATGACCTACAAACCGCCGCCGAGAAGGCTGTCCAGCTGTCCAAGGTCGTCAAGATGGGTAAGTTGCATTGGGCCCTACAACGCCTGTTCTGA
- a CDS encoding succinyl-CoA ligase [GDP-forming] subunit beta, mitochondrial: MVIKAQVLAGGRGKGTFDNGLKGGVRVIYSPHEAEMFAEQMIGHNLITKQTGAGGRLCNAVYICERKFARREFYLAILMDRQNQCPVIVSSSQGGMDIETVAKETPDAIHTNYIDINVGVTDEVARDIATKLGFSEQCIEEAKDTIQKLYKIFTEKDSTQIEINPLSETSDHKVLCMDAKFGFDDNAEFRQKDVFEWRDTTQEDPDEVRAAESNLNFIKLDGDIGCLVNGAGLAMATMDIIKLNGGQPANFLDVGGGATPAAIREAFELITSDAKVTAIFVNIFGGIVRCDAIATGLIKTVESMNLRIPIIARLQGTNVEQAHQLINDSGLKIFSIDDLQTAAEKAVQLSKVVKMGKLHWALQRLF, translated from the coding sequence ATGGTTATCAAGGCCCAGGTCCTTGCCGGTGGCCGAGGAAAGGGTACCTTCGACAACGGCCTGAAGGGTGGTGTCCGTGTCATCTACTCTCCCCACGAGGCCGAGATGTTCGCCGAGCAGATGATCGgccacaacctcatcaccaagcagACGGGCGCTGGCGGCCGTCTCTGCAACGCCGTCTACATTTGCGAGCGCAAGTTTGCTCGTCGTGAGTTCTacctcgccatcctcatGGACCGTCAGAACCAGTGCCCCGTCATTGTCTCCTCTTCCCAGGGCGGTATGGACATTGAGACCGTCGCCAAGGAGACCCCCGATGCCATCCACACCAACTacatcgacatcaacgttGGTGTCACCGACGAGGTTGCCCGCGACATTGCCACTaagcttggcttcagcgagcAGTGCAtcgaggaggccaaggacacCATCCAGAAGCTCTACAAGATCTTCACCGAGAAGGACTCTACCCAGATTGAGATCAACCCTCTCTCAGAGACCTCCGACCACAAGGTTCTCTGCATGGACGCCAAGTTCGGTttcgacgacaacgccgAGTTCCGACAGAAGGATGTCTTTGAGTGGCGCGACACCACTCAGGAGGACCCCGATGAGGTCCGCGCTGCTGAGtccaacctcaacttcatcaagcttgacgGTGATATCGGCTGCCTTGTCAACGGTGCCGGTCTTGCCATGGCCACcatggatatcatcaagctGAACGGAGGTCAGCCCGCCAACTTCCTCGACGTTGGAGGCGGTGCCACTCCTGCTGCTATCCGAGAGGCTTtcgagctcatcaccagcgaTGCTAAGGTCACCGCTATCTTTGTGAACATTTTCGGTGGTATCGTCCGATGTGACGCCATCGCCActggtctcatcaagaccGTTGAGAGCATGAACCTCCGAATCCCCATCATTGCCCGTCTCCAGGGTACCAACGTTGAGCAGGCTCaccagctcatcaacgactCTGGTCTTAAGATCTTCTCCATCGATGACCTACAAACCGCCGCCGAGAAGGCTGTCCAGCTGTCCAAGGTCGTCAAGATGGGTAAGTTGCATTGGGCCCTACAACGCCTGTTCTGA